One Micromonospora eburnea genomic region harbors:
- a CDS encoding ABC transporter permease: MTVTEPRRTRPAKPRTDSRLSQFALPALGLAVAIGLWWAITVVFEVESFLLPSPGQVAHAMVEQSDYLWDNSLVTLWETLLGFLLAIAVGVPLALTVTASRVLERSVYPLLLMLNAVPKVAVAPLLVVWLGFGQFPKVFLVFLVCFFPIVISTAAGLSSTPADLVELGRSLKTNWWQTFRMIRMPAAIPQLFVGLKLAITLAVIGAVIAEFVGATEGLGYAIVASGSSADTALAFAAMILLGVMSVVLFYLLAAIERLCVPWADRA, from the coding sequence GTGACAGTCACCGAGCCGCGCCGTACCCGGCCGGCCAAGCCGCGGACGGACAGTCGCCTGAGCCAGTTCGCCCTGCCAGCCCTCGGCTTGGCGGTCGCCATCGGCCTGTGGTGGGCGATCACCGTCGTCTTCGAGGTGGAGAGCTTCCTGCTGCCGTCGCCGGGGCAGGTGGCGCATGCCATGGTCGAACAGTCCGACTACCTGTGGGACAACAGCCTGGTCACCCTGTGGGAGACGCTGCTGGGCTTCCTGCTGGCCATCGCGGTCGGGGTGCCGCTGGCGCTGACCGTCACCGCCTCCCGGGTGTTGGAGCGCAGCGTCTACCCGCTGCTGCTGATGCTCAACGCCGTGCCGAAGGTCGCCGTCGCCCCGCTGCTGGTGGTGTGGCTGGGCTTCGGCCAGTTCCCCAAGGTCTTCCTGGTCTTCCTGGTCTGCTTCTTCCCGATCGTCATCTCCACCGCCGCCGGCCTCAGCTCCACCCCGGCGGACCTGGTGGAGCTGGGCCGGTCGCTGAAGACCAACTGGTGGCAGACGTTCCGCATGATCCGGATGCCGGCCGCGATCCCGCAGCTCTTCGTCGGTCTCAAGCTCGCCATCACCCTCGCCGTCATCGGCGCGGTGATCGCCGAGTTCGTCGGCGCCACCGAGGGGCTGGGCTATGCGATCGTCGCTTCCGGCTCCAGCGCCGACACCGCGCTGGCCTTCGCCGCGATGATCCTGCTCGGGGTGATGAGCGTCGTGCTGTTCTACCTGCTGGCGGCGATCGAGCGGCTCTGCGTCCCGTGGGCGGACCGGGCATGA
- a CDS encoding Ldh family oxidoreductase, which yields MSAIEFQPAVPARWLTDAVAAVFQALGFSPDAAGLVAGSLVDADMRGIPSHGVMLLPMYVDRIKAGSVSRAESAEVVRDKGAIAVLDAGHALGQLTGDQAMRLAVEKARTYGAGVVTVRRAFHFGGAFRYVDLAVRNGCIGIAAANTRPLMPAPGGASAVVGNNPLAVGVPRADGKPVILDVALSEAALGKIRLAAGEGREIPPTWATDAQGRPTTDPAAAIKGLLLPSGAHKGYGLAFMIDVLTGVLSGGAYGQGVQGLYADVSVPNDCAHFFLALDAEAFTEDAEELARRVDDLAGQVLASALAPGTKQVHLPGAIEAGRYDQALRDGVALQPSVFAGLLEIADALGVALPPPVSAG from the coding sequence ATGAGCGCGATCGAGTTCCAGCCGGCCGTCCCGGCGCGGTGGCTCACCGACGCGGTCGCCGCGGTCTTCCAGGCCCTGGGCTTCTCCCCGGACGCGGCCGGCCTGGTCGCCGGCTCCCTGGTGGACGCCGACATGCGTGGAATCCCCTCGCACGGCGTGATGCTGTTGCCGATGTACGTCGACCGGATCAAGGCCGGCTCGGTCAGCCGGGCCGAAAGCGCCGAGGTGGTCCGGGACAAGGGCGCCATCGCGGTGCTCGACGCCGGCCACGCGCTGGGCCAGCTCACCGGTGACCAGGCGATGCGGCTCGCGGTGGAGAAGGCGCGCACCTACGGGGCCGGTGTGGTCACCGTCCGCCGGGCGTTCCACTTCGGCGGGGCGTTCCGGTACGTCGACCTCGCCGTACGCAACGGCTGCATCGGCATCGCCGCGGCCAACACCCGCCCGCTGATGCCCGCCCCGGGTGGCGCGTCCGCCGTGGTCGGCAACAACCCGCTCGCGGTGGGCGTACCACGGGCGGACGGCAAGCCGGTGATCCTCGACGTGGCGCTCTCCGAGGCCGCGCTCGGCAAGATCCGGCTGGCCGCCGGCGAGGGCCGGGAGATCCCGCCGACCTGGGCGACCGACGCGCAGGGGCGGCCCACCACCGATCCGGCCGCCGCGATCAAGGGCCTGCTGCTGCCGTCCGGCGCCCACAAGGGGTACGGTCTCGCTTTCATGATCGACGTACTCACCGGGGTGCTGTCCGGCGGGGCGTACGGCCAGGGAGTGCAGGGCCTCTACGCCGACGTGTCGGTGCCGAACGACTGCGCGCACTTCTTCCTCGCCCTCGACGCCGAGGCGTTCACCGAGGACGCGGAGGAGCTGGCCCGCCGGGTGGACGACCTGGCCGGCCAGGTGCTCGCCTCCGCGCTGGCACCCGGCACGAAGCAGGTCCACCTGCCCGGTGCCATCGAAGCCGGCCGGTACGACCAGGCGCTGCGCGACGGGGTCGCGCTCCAGCCGTCGGTCTTCGCCGGGCTGCTGGAGATCGCCGATGCGCTGGGCGTGGCGCTCCCGCCACCGGTCAGCGCCGGCTGA
- a CDS encoding SDR family NAD(P)-dependent oxidoreductase encodes MEASFDATGEVLVVTGGANGIGAALAHAYADAGGTAVVFDVTSGQPHPGGRVREHLVDVSDRDAVRAATARVLAEHGRIDALVAGAAVQPRCDVVDMDPEQWRRTLAVNLDGVVWCAQAVLPDMIARRSGTILVFASGLATAGRAQASAYAASKGALIAFAKSLAAEVAEHRIRVNTVFPGVVDTPQFRQANPAGGEREHWERATGIGTPADVVGPLMFLLSPAATMTGSTLTRDRAYPRSETK; translated from the coding sequence ATGGAGGCCAGTTTCGACGCCACCGGCGAGGTCCTCGTCGTCACCGGCGGCGCCAACGGGATCGGCGCCGCACTCGCCCACGCGTACGCGGACGCCGGGGGCACCGCCGTGGTGTTCGACGTGACCTCGGGGCAGCCGCACCCCGGCGGGCGGGTACGGGAGCACCTGGTGGACGTCTCCGACCGGGACGCCGTACGAGCGGCGACGGCCCGGGTGCTCGCCGAGCACGGCCGGATCGACGCCCTGGTGGCGGGCGCGGCGGTGCAGCCCCGGTGCGACGTGGTTGACATGGACCCCGAGCAGTGGCGCCGCACCCTGGCGGTGAACCTCGACGGGGTGGTCTGGTGCGCGCAGGCCGTCCTGCCGGACATGATCGCCCGCCGGTCGGGCACCATCCTGGTCTTCGCATCGGGTCTGGCCACCGCCGGCCGGGCGCAGGCCTCGGCGTACGCGGCGAGCAAGGGGGCGCTGATCGCGTTCGCCAAATCGCTGGCCGCCGAGGTCGCGGAGCACCGGATCCGGGTGAACACCGTCTTCCCCGGCGTGGTGGACACCCCGCAGTTCCGCCAGGCCAACCCGGCCGGCGGGGAACGGGAGCACTGGGAGCGGGCCACCGGCATCGGCACCCCGGCCGACGTCGTCGGCCCGCTGATGTTCCTGCTCTCACCCGCCGCCACCATGACCGGTTCCACCCTTACCCGCGACCGTGCCTACCCGAGGAGCGAGACGAAATGA
- a CDS encoding FAD-dependent monooxygenase encodes MSSTPEQLPVGIVGAGPVGLITALGLAHYGVPVVIFEEDDRLSLDTKAGTVLTRTLEVLHRYGALNDVLAGSLRIDEIGELDRATNTQTLSVRTGDLTEDTRFPFVINIPQHELEPILRQRLEATAPGALHMGHRLLDFTQHADRVDLRLHTEAGERTVPVRYLLACDGGRSRVRDQIGAIVEGETYQERYMLVDLKVDLDVENPRDYPYLAYFGDPQEWMILVRQPHCWRFLYPLPAGQAEPSRKELAEKARRFIGDTKSLEIVGTNVYNVHQRVADRWQDGRVFLLGDAAHLITPMWALGLNTGALDASNLPWRMAWVLRGWAEPSLLDGYQVEQRPVATKGSAAMAAAARAYMARRADDPGVMTAGNWGNAFTRAMLGVRLDVDGTGDWSMVAAGDTPLPVLAGARSPDLPLFGQAGTVHLHDLAADAFVALYFTDPRRVPALPPQDSPALRHYVVSRWDAPHDSGLRDRALFDPGDRVRRRFGVADDTLVLVRPDGHVAAIVAFDPSSGADTAAELYARITGCPPPRDPA; translated from the coding sequence ATGAGCAGCACGCCCGAGCAGTTGCCGGTAGGCATCGTCGGTGCCGGGCCGGTCGGTCTGATCACCGCGTTGGGCCTGGCCCACTACGGCGTGCCGGTGGTCATCTTCGAGGAGGACGACCGGCTGTCGCTGGACACCAAGGCCGGCACCGTCCTCACCCGTACCCTGGAGGTGCTGCACCGGTACGGCGCGCTGAACGACGTCCTGGCCGGATCGTTGCGCATCGACGAGATCGGCGAGCTGGACCGGGCCACCAACACCCAGACGCTCAGTGTCCGCACCGGTGACCTGACCGAGGACACCCGCTTCCCGTTCGTCATCAACATCCCGCAGCACGAGCTGGAACCGATCCTGCGGCAGCGGCTGGAGGCGACCGCACCCGGCGCGCTGCACATGGGACACCGGCTGCTCGACTTCACCCAGCACGCCGACCGGGTGGACCTGCGGCTGCACACCGAGGCGGGGGAGCGGACGGTGCCCGTGCGCTACCTGCTGGCCTGCGACGGCGGCCGGTCCAGGGTGCGGGACCAGATCGGCGCGATCGTCGAGGGTGAGACGTACCAGGAGCGGTACATGCTGGTCGACCTGAAGGTCGACCTGGACGTGGAGAACCCGCGCGACTACCCGTACCTGGCCTACTTCGGCGACCCTCAGGAGTGGATGATCCTGGTCCGCCAGCCGCACTGCTGGCGCTTCCTCTACCCACTGCCGGCCGGGCAGGCCGAACCGAGCCGGAAGGAACTGGCCGAGAAGGCCCGGCGGTTCATCGGGGACACCAAGAGCCTGGAGATTGTTGGCACCAACGTCTACAACGTCCACCAGCGGGTGGCCGACCGGTGGCAGGACGGGCGGGTGTTCCTGCTCGGCGACGCCGCGCACCTGATCACTCCGATGTGGGCGCTGGGCCTGAACACCGGGGCCCTGGACGCCTCCAACCTGCCCTGGCGGATGGCCTGGGTGCTGCGCGGCTGGGCCGAGCCGAGCCTGCTCGACGGGTACCAGGTGGAGCAGCGGCCGGTCGCCACCAAGGGGTCCGCGGCGATGGCCGCGGCGGCGCGGGCCTACATGGCCCGGCGGGCGGACGACCCGGGGGTGATGACCGCCGGCAACTGGGGCAACGCCTTCACCCGCGCCATGCTCGGGGTACGCCTTGACGTCGACGGCACCGGCGACTGGTCCATGGTCGCCGCCGGCGACACGCCCCTTCCGGTCCTGGCCGGGGCGCGCAGCCCGGACCTGCCGCTGTTCGGGCAGGCCGGCACGGTGCACCTGCACGACCTGGCCGCCGACGCGTTCGTGGCGCTCTACTTCACCGATCCGCGCCGGGTGCCGGCGCTCCCGCCGCAGGATTCGCCCGCGTTGCGCCACTACGTGGTGAGCCGGTGGGACGCGCCGCACGACTCCGGGCTGCGCGACCGGGCGCTGTTCGACCCGGGCGACCGGGTCCGGCGCCGGTTCGGGGTCGCCGACGACACGCTGGTGCTGGTCCGCCCCGACGGGCACGTGGCGGCCATCGTCGCGTTCGACCCGTCATCCGGCGCCGACACCGCCGCGGAACTCTACGCACGGATCACCGGGTGCCCGCCACCCCGTGACCCGGCCTGA
- a CDS encoding cupin domain-containing protein translates to MSESPALVPAPPVPAGVDPQEWANNLSEPSRYGGEAADRSREALVPGPDGLVLARFREILLQTDELDWADKTLAGLSHKALWRNEETEASISLIRFRKGAGIPLRHSHASNQFMFCLSGRYTYVPTGLTLTPGSFYWNPKGSLHGPTLAEEESVLLEIYDGPHYPTQPEWYTDPADAH, encoded by the coding sequence ATGAGCGAGTCTCCGGCGCTCGTTCCGGCCCCGCCGGTGCCAGCCGGTGTCGATCCGCAGGAGTGGGCCAACAACCTCTCCGAGCCGTCCCGGTACGGCGGCGAGGCCGCCGACCGGTCGCGGGAGGCGTTGGTGCCCGGCCCGGACGGCCTGGTGCTGGCCCGGTTCCGCGAGATCCTGCTGCAGACCGACGAGTTGGACTGGGCGGACAAGACGCTGGCCGGCCTCTCGCACAAGGCGCTGTGGCGCAACGAGGAGACCGAAGCCTCCATCTCGCTGATCCGGTTCCGTAAGGGCGCCGGCATTCCGCTACGCCATTCGCACGCGTCCAACCAGTTCATGTTCTGCCTCAGCGGCCGGTACACCTACGTACCGACCGGGCTGACCCTCACCCCGGGCTCCTTCTACTGGAACCCGAAGGGCAGCCTGCACGGGCCGACCCTGGCCGAAGAGGAGAGCGTCCTGCTGGAGATCTACGACGGGCCGCACTACCCGACGCAGCCCGAGTGGTACACCGACCCGGCCGACGCCCACTAG
- a CDS encoding RidA family protein — MPKQQIVSPELAAPNGHFAQATQTRARGRMVFVSGMTARNREGGVTGVGDVVAQTHQVCQNLRAAMTAAGGSLEDIVRVDVYVRNMEDFQAIHEVRRQYFTGEPPASTMVEVSKFVNKDYLIEINAIGVIDDEGDAA; from the coding sequence ATGCCCAAGCAGCAGATCGTTTCCCCTGAGCTGGCCGCGCCGAACGGTCACTTCGCCCAGGCCACGCAGACCAGGGCGCGGGGCCGGATGGTGTTCGTGTCCGGCATGACTGCCCGCAACCGTGAGGGTGGGGTCACCGGCGTCGGTGACGTCGTCGCCCAGACCCACCAGGTCTGCCAGAACCTGCGCGCCGCGATGACCGCCGCCGGCGGGTCGCTGGAGGACATCGTGCGAGTGGACGTCTACGTCCGCAACATGGAGGACTTCCAGGCCATCCACGAGGTGCGCCGGCAGTACTTCACCGGTGAGCCGCCGGCCTCGACGATGGTGGAGGTCTCCAAGTTCGTCAACAAGGACTACCTGATCGAGATCAACGCGATCGGTGTGATCGACGACGAGGGTGACGCCGCATGA
- a CDS encoding fumarylacetoacetate hydrolase family protein, with translation MKLASVVTAAGRRIGVVTGDTVAVLPAELGGLDDAIRGGSAALDAVRAAARQVTAVPLAEVRLDAPLRRFNRDILCTGWNYWDHFEESRGKREGQDPAERPKHPTFFTKGPDTVVGPYDDIAYDPQLSTKWDYEAEVALVIGADCRSVSEADAMSYVAAFCVANDVSQRDLQRAHGGQWLKGKSIDATMPLGPWLTTLDEVPDPASLRIQCEVNGVVLQDASTAQMAFPFARIIAELSWGMTLRAGDVVLTGTPSGIGNARDPQVFLNDGDLVVTRVEGLGELRNRVRLTKLH, from the coding sequence ATGAAGCTCGCCAGCGTCGTCACCGCGGCCGGCCGGCGGATCGGGGTGGTGACCGGCGACACCGTAGCGGTGCTCCCCGCCGAGCTCGGCGGCCTCGACGACGCGATCCGTGGTGGCTCGGCCGCGTTGGACGCGGTCCGGGCCGCCGCGCGGCAGGTCACGGCGGTGCCGTTGGCCGAGGTCCGACTCGACGCGCCGCTGCGTCGGTTCAACCGGGACATCCTCTGCACGGGCTGGAACTACTGGGACCACTTCGAGGAGTCACGCGGCAAGCGGGAGGGGCAGGACCCGGCGGAACGCCCCAAGCACCCGACCTTCTTCACCAAGGGCCCGGACACCGTCGTCGGCCCGTACGACGACATCGCCTACGACCCGCAGCTCTCCACCAAGTGGGACTACGAGGCGGAGGTGGCACTGGTCATCGGTGCGGACTGCCGTTCGGTGAGCGAGGCGGACGCGATGTCGTACGTGGCGGCGTTCTGCGTCGCGAACGACGTGTCGCAGCGCGACCTGCAACGCGCGCACGGCGGTCAGTGGCTCAAGGGCAAGAGCATCGACGCGACCATGCCGCTCGGGCCGTGGCTGACCACCCTCGACGAGGTGCCGGACCCGGCGAGCCTGCGCATCCAGTGCGAGGTGAACGGGGTGGTCCTCCAGGACGCGTCGACCGCGCAGATGGCTTTCCCATTCGCTCGTATCATCGCCGAACTGAGTTGGGGGATGACTCTGCGGGCCGGTGACGTGGTGCTCACCGGTACGCCGAGCGGCATCGGAAACGCCCGTGATCCGCAGGTGTTCCTGAACGACGGCGACCTGGTGGTGACCCGGGTGGAAGGGCTCGGTGAACTGCGCAACCGAGTGCGGCTCACGAAGCTGCACTGA
- a CDS encoding GntR family transcriptional regulator — MATTNRRTAPSDAGDGGRAGAGGADGQHRTLADSATAILHEAILSGRLPAGTPLRLNEMADLLGMSMSPVRESIRRLAALGLVEVVQHKGAWVMPLTIEDAVDTHEARIAMETALIERAATRFTAGDARRAEAALDEHIAASARGDATAARRAHTDFHFTIYRAAGSRWLLRGLEPVWENSERYRFATVTPAGQNEERVREHRAILDACVAGDVAAAVAAVQVHIRHAADRVIGKMDSDAAAPTTDREPGHVPAGG, encoded by the coding sequence GTGGCAACAACCAACCGTAGAACTGCCCCGAGTGACGCCGGTGACGGCGGCCGGGCCGGTGCCGGTGGAGCCGACGGGCAGCACCGCACCCTCGCCGACTCGGCGACCGCGATCCTGCACGAGGCGATCCTCAGCGGTCGACTGCCGGCCGGCACCCCGCTGCGGCTCAACGAGATGGCCGACCTGCTCGGTATGAGCATGAGCCCGGTCCGGGAGTCGATCCGGCGGCTCGCCGCGCTCGGCCTGGTCGAGGTGGTCCAGCACAAGGGCGCCTGGGTCATGCCGCTGACGATCGAGGACGCGGTCGACACCCACGAGGCCCGGATCGCCATGGAGACGGCACTGATCGAGCGGGCGGCGACCCGGTTCACCGCCGGGGACGCCCGGCGTGCCGAGGCGGCCCTCGACGAGCACATCGCCGCTTCCGCCCGCGGCGACGCCACCGCGGCCCGCCGCGCGCACACCGATTTCCACTTCACCATCTACCGGGCGGCCGGATCGCGCTGGTTGCTGCGCGGCCTGGAGCCCGTCTGGGAGAACAGTGAGCGGTACCGGTTCGCCACGGTCACTCCGGCCGGGCAGAACGAGGAGCGGGTCCGGGAGCACCGCGCCATCCTCGACGCGTGTGTGGCGGGGGACGTGGCAGCGGCGGTAGCCGCCGTTCAGGTCCACATCCGGCACGCGGCCGATCGGGTGATCGGCAAGATGGACTCCGACGCCGCGGCGCCGACCACGGACCGGGAGCCGGGGCACGTGCCTGCCGGCGGATGA
- a CDS encoding amidohydrolase family protein, whose product MPGIDMHAHLAPDLRPVDLPEVSVDVDGAALLNGKRIGPADLYHPDRLEEHLDQAGLNEAIVSVPPPFYRQRLSGPEAAAWVRAVNDGLLAVVAGRPRLTPLAYLPFEHPEVALAEYDRIAADDRWAGVVGAAGGDAGPLDGPALRPLWQRLDVDRRTLQLHPAHSPDPRLEPYYLANLLGNPVETTVAVAQLVFGGVLGAYPGIRFVLVHCGGCVPAVVGRWERGHTTTRPGVPALSPTPAEAVRTLYVDNLAHDPAVVDLAVSVFGADRLVLGSDWPFPMGTDDPFASVAHRGGDYARQVATDNAARALGRERNGR is encoded by the coding sequence GTGCCTGGCATCGACATGCACGCCCACCTCGCCCCCGACCTCCGCCCGGTCGACCTCCCCGAGGTATCGGTCGACGTCGACGGCGCGGCTCTTCTCAACGGCAAACGGATCGGCCCGGCCGACCTGTACCACCCGGACCGGCTCGAGGAGCACCTGGACCAGGCTGGGCTGAACGAGGCGATCGTCAGCGTGCCACCGCCCTTCTACCGCCAGCGGCTGTCCGGACCGGAGGCGGCGGCATGGGTTCGTGCCGTCAACGACGGCCTGCTCGCTGTGGTCGCCGGCCGGCCCCGGCTCACCCCGCTGGCGTACCTGCCGTTCGAACATCCCGAGGTGGCGCTCGCCGAGTACGACCGGATCGCCGCCGACGACCGCTGGGCCGGGGTGGTCGGCGCCGCCGGTGGAGACGCCGGACCCTTGGACGGCCCGGCGCTGCGCCCGCTGTGGCAGCGCCTCGACGTGGACCGGCGCACGCTGCAACTGCACCCCGCGCACTCGCCGGATCCCCGGCTGGAGCCCTACTACCTGGCCAACCTGCTGGGTAATCCGGTCGAGACGACGGTGGCGGTGGCCCAGCTCGTCTTCGGTGGGGTGCTCGGCGCGTACCCGGGGATCCGGTTCGTCCTGGTGCACTGTGGCGGATGCGTGCCAGCGGTGGTCGGTCGCTGGGAGCGCGGGCACACCACCACCCGGCCAGGCGTACCCGCGCTGTCGCCCACCCCGGCCGAGGCGGTGCGCACGCTCTACGTCGACAACCTCGCCCACGACCCGGCCGTGGTCGACCTGGCGGTGTCGGTCTTCGGTGCGGACCGGCTGGTACTCGGCAGCGACTGGCCGTTCCCGATGGGCACCGACGACCCGTTCGCCTCGGTGGCCCACCGAGGCGGCGACTACGCCCGGCAGGTGGCCACCGACAACGCGGCGCGGGCCCTGGGACGTGAGCGCAACGGTCGGTGA
- a CDS encoding DUF523 domain-containing protein, with amino-acid sequence MDREVVLVSACLAGQPCRYDSRARPDDSVVEEVRAGRALPACAEQLGGLPTPRPAAEIVGGDGHDVLDGEARVVTIDGEDVTGPFIAGAKIVADLAAEHGLTRAILQARSPSCGYGMIYDGTHTGELVEGDGVVAAMLKRQGVSITTIRGRSEAPRQRSSDTPSTSSSSL; translated from the coding sequence ATGGATCGGGAAGTTGTGCTGGTGAGCGCATGTCTTGCCGGACAGCCGTGCCGCTACGACAGTCGAGCACGCCCCGACGATTCAGTTGTGGAAGAGGTCCGAGCCGGTCGGGCACTCCCGGCCTGCGCCGAACAGCTCGGAGGATTGCCGACGCCTCGGCCCGCAGCCGAGATTGTTGGGGGTGACGGTCATGATGTCCTCGATGGTGAGGCCCGAGTCGTCACCATCGACGGGGAGGACGTGACCGGCCCGTTCATTGCTGGCGCGAAAATTGTTGCCGACCTGGCCGCTGAGCATGGCCTGACCCGCGCGATCCTCCAAGCACGAAGCCCCTCCTGCGGCTACGGGATGATCTACGACGGTACGCACACGGGTGAACTTGTCGAGGGAGACGGTGTTGTTGCCGCGATGCTGAAGCGGCAGGGCGTCTCCATCACCACGATCCGCGGCCGTTCCGAGGCACCCAGGCAGCGCAGCTCAGACACGCCCAGCACATCCAGCTCATCACTTTGA
- a CDS encoding N-acetylmuramoyl-L-alanine amidase, giving the protein MATIPWLVDVLRAAGVQVVVEGDWLNRMRPGSFDPIGVLWHHTAATSSATNPHPALNICINGRSDLPGPLCQALVDYHGVFHVISAGRCNHAGTSRGSGPIPAGDGNTMLIGWEIDYNGVNQEMTAAQYNASIAATAAVLTRLGKDASYARGHRETSTTGKIDPSFIDLDVMRADVAAKMAGGTAWSSIVDNATAGRFTASANWGVSSYSGQRYGADYRFADPVAASDAAWYKFNVPATANYRVEAWWPANAGYNSATPYIIATTSGNQTVYVDQRATGGQWRTLGTFALPAGDANRVAVSRWSSGSGLVIADAVRLTRV; this is encoded by the coding sequence ATGGCCACCATTCCCTGGCTGGTGGACGTGTTGCGGGCGGCCGGGGTGCAGGTCGTCGTCGAGGGTGACTGGCTTAATCGGATGCGCCCCGGCTCCTTCGACCCGATCGGGGTGCTGTGGCACCACACAGCGGCTACCTCCAGCGCCACCAACCCGCACCCGGCACTCAACATCTGCATCAACGGCCGGTCCGACCTGCCTGGCCCGCTCTGCCAGGCGCTCGTCGACTACCACGGCGTCTTCCACGTGATCTCGGCCGGACGCTGCAACCACGCGGGTACCAGCCGGGGCAGCGGGCCGATCCCGGCCGGTGACGGCAACACCATGCTGATCGGGTGGGAGATCGACTACAACGGGGTCAACCAGGAGATGACCGCGGCCCAGTACAACGCCTCCATCGCCGCCACCGCCGCCGTCCTCACCCGGCTCGGCAAGGACGCCAGCTACGCCCGTGGGCACCGGGAGACCAGCACCACCGGCAAGATCGACCCGTCCTTCATCGACTTGGACGTGATGCGGGCGGACGTCGCCGCGAAGATGGCCGGCGGCACCGCGTGGTCCTCGATCGTGGACAACGCCACCGCTGGACGCTTCACCGCCAGCGCGAACTGGGGTGTGTCGTCGTACTCCGGGCAGCGCTACGGCGCGGACTATCGCTTCGCGGACCCGGTCGCGGCCAGCGATGCGGCCTGGTACAAGTTCAACGTCCCAGCCACCGCCAACTACCGCGTCGAAGCCTGGTGGCCGGCCAACGCTGGCTACAACAGCGCGACGCCGTACATCATCGCCACCACGAGCGGTAACCAGACCGTCTACGTCGACCAGCGGGCGACCGGCGGGCAGTGGCGTACCCTCGGCACCTTCGCCCTGCCAGCGGGTGATGCCAACCGGGTGGCGGTGAGCCGGTGGAGCTCAGGCAGCGGCCTGGTCATCGCCGACGCCGTCCGGCTCACCCGGGTCTGA
- a CDS encoding TetR/AcrR family transcriptional regulator has protein sequence MLDAVLAELGERGYDGLTMEAVAARAGVHRATVYRRWEDVGGLLADVLDAANDDAWQPPDTGSLRGDLAALNHEIQDALTAQPPIVAALIAASFRSEKADRAQRRLWEDRYIRCESIVRQAIGRGELPPHTDARRLLIAATAPLYHQLVLLRTPPDPGLPDHAARTAAIAASAGAFAEPPPVGDT, from the coding sequence GTGCTCGACGCGGTCCTCGCAGAGCTCGGAGAGCGCGGTTACGACGGCCTCACCATGGAGGCCGTCGCCGCCCGCGCCGGCGTGCACCGCGCGACGGTGTACCGGCGCTGGGAGGACGTCGGCGGCCTGCTCGCCGACGTCCTCGACGCGGCGAACGACGACGCCTGGCAGCCCCCGGACACCGGCTCCCTGAGAGGAGATCTGGCCGCGCTGAACCATGAAATCCAGGACGCACTGACCGCACAACCGCCGATCGTGGCGGCCCTGATCGCTGCCTCGTTCCGCTCCGAGAAGGCCGACCGCGCCCAACGGCGACTCTGGGAGGACCGGTACATCCGCTGCGAGAGCATCGTCCGCCAGGCCATCGGGCGCGGCGAACTCCCGCCGCACACCGACGCCCGGCGACTGCTCATCGCCGCCACCGCGCCGCTGTACCACCAGCTGGTGCTTCTCCGAACGCCACCCGACCCGGGCCTGCCCGACCACGCGGCCAGAACCGCCGCCATCGCCGCATCCGCCGGCGCCTTCGCCGAACCTCCGCCGGTCGGCGACACCTGA
- a CDS encoding ATP-binding cassette domain-containing protein yields MPTQITAFAVSGSSDSRLVLDPVTGSLVRGERTGIIGENGFGKATVLRLLAGREPSDRGEVVVRADGGVGHLAQDGRLPPRDRPVAHRPGSERSWSGGGGRRVRRTAAVARPGRGTGPRRLRRHLRHRRPRSPAAPALAGRPPARTAGTGVRRQRLTRPQKHALQEGND; encoded by the coding sequence ATGCCTACCCAGATCACCGCATTCGCCGTCAGCGGGTCCTCGGACAGCCGGCTCGTCCTTGACCCGGTGACCGGTTCGCTCGTCAGGGGCGAGCGAACCGGGATCATCGGTGAGAACGGATTCGGCAAGGCCACCGTGCTGCGCCTGCTCGCCGGGCGCGAACCGTCCGATCGGGGAGAGGTCGTCGTCCGGGCCGACGGCGGCGTCGGCCACCTCGCCCAGGACGGGCGGCTACCGCCACGCGACCGTCCAGTAGCTCATCGACCGGGCTCTGAGCGCAGTTGGTCAGGCGGGGGAGGCCGCCGGGTACGGCGAACGGCTGCGGTCGCCCGCCCGGGTCGAGGAACTGGCCCTCGCCGACTACGACGCCACCTTCGTCATCGTCGGCCACGATCGCCGGCTGCGCCGGCGTTGGCAGGGCGCCCACCTGCCCGTACCGCCGGCACCGGCGTCCGCCGCCAACGCCTGACGCGCCCGCAAAAACACGCCCTTCAGGAAGGAAACGATTAG